The region GGTTCACCATTTGCCTGATAAAAACCACCATTAACTGCGGCAAGAGCTTGATTTTCATTTACTATATCGCTAAGATCTGCCAGTCCTGATATTTTATTATTTGCCAAAATATTATTAAAGGCCACTCTTTTATTACCAATCTCATATTCTAAAACAGTAATTACTTTTGGACCACTCCAGTTAATCTGTCGTAATTCCTTATATTTTAAACCGATAGTTATTTTTGCTTCAACTAATTGCCGAGTATAATTAACAAAATTTAGATCTTTTAGAGAGACATTTTGATAATAATAATTTATTATTTCTTTATGAGTTTTACCTTCACGAGCCATTATTTGAGCTCCATCCTGAGACAAACCAAGTCCTGAACCTATTCCAATCCCAGATAAACTCAGATTTTTAAGATAACCATTATTATATTCTTTATTTATTTCAAAAATAAGACTTTTAATTTGAAAATATTCTCGAATTTCTTCTCCTTTTATTTGGTAACTACCATAATCTGTTTTTATTTTAATCTTTGCTACTCTATTTGTAGAAGTTTCTTTTTCAATTGTTATATCTCTAATTCCATTAATATCTTTCTGGAAATATTGAGAAAAACGAGTTAATAATTCTTTTTCCTGATAGTTAGCAGACCAATCAGGAAGAAAAAGTGGATCATCAATTGCTCTTTGATCTGAAACTGATTTTAGATAAGGAATATTTTTTTCTATAATATTTATAGCACTGGCAGTTTCTCCACCACTATTTTTATGATAATAACTATTTATAATTTCATTATTATAATTAATAACTATACCATCAGTTTTTTCTACAGCATTTTCTACATAGCTTTTATAAAAAGTAAAACCTCTGAAGTTTTTAAATTCAGAAGGTTTGTAGACTGTTTTATCGGCTTCAATAATATGATGTAATATTTTAGTACGAATAGCAATTGCCTGAGCTTTAAGAGCTTCTGTATATTTGGAATGACTCAATCTTGCTCTACCCTGAACTTCAGCAGAGAGCATAGCAGTAATCAATTTATTAAAAGCAATATCATTAAAAATTTCTATCCCATAACTGGTAAAATTAAAATCAAAGTCACCTTTATATAAAGTACTGTCTATCTTCAAACTGCCATTTGTTCTGATTTTTTTTCCAGAAAATATTATTTCATCATCTGGACCATAAATAATAATCTTTTTTTCTTTTTCCGGTGAAATTTTTTCATAACTAATCGGCCAGGAATCCCAGCCATCTCTTGCTAATTTAACTGACAAAGATTCACTTTCTTCTCGATTTGAAAAATCACCTAGTTGCACTTTATATAGGTTGTCTTTTTTGAGTAAAGTAATATTCTCATATCCCTTATTTTTTAGTTCAGCCACAATATTTTCAGCTTTATTTTTATTTTGAGTGGCAAATACCTGTAATTTCCATCTTTTTTCAAGAGGGTAATCATGACTGAATTCATAGATTGTATCTTTTTTTAGATAGATTTCTTCACCTTTTTGATTGCTGATTTTTAAATCCTGATAGGGAGTAATCCTAATACTATTTTTCTTTTCTGAAAGTAATAATCTGATTTCTTTATCATTTTTAATAAATTCCTGCAGTTCTCTGGTATAAAGTTTTTGGGCCAATACTGATTCTGCAGAAAAAATTATTACCGGTATTAATAAGACCAATAATAATATTGTTAGAAAAAATCTCCGGCCCATTCTATTTAAAAACATTAGAATCAACTCCCCTATTACTATTTACTATTTTGATTAAGCTGTTCAAATAAAATTTGATTTAAACCACTAAAATTATTTTGCTTACTACCTAATTTACTGATTTCTTTGTCATACATATCTGTAAACACATCTTCAGCAAACCCACCATCAATCATTCCACCTTCTGGAATAGTAGAACGCATTGACTTAAACATTTGGTTAAGGAAGATGGAAGTAAATTCATCTACTACCTCTTTTAATTGCTCTTCAGAATCTTCTCGACTGGAATTTTTCAATTTATTAGTAAAATTATTTTGGTTATTTATTTTTTGATACTGATTTTGAGCAGGATTATAATTAAGGTCCATTTCCATAAGATAAACCTCCTTATTGTATCTCTAATTGAGCATGGAGAGCTCCAGCTGCTTTTATCTGTTGGATAATAGCAATAATATCCCTGGGGGTTGCTCCAATAGTATTTAACGCTGTAACAAGGTCCTGAATTGTACCTTTACTTTCCACAACTGTCATATGACCTTCTTCTTCATCTACTGTTATTTCAGTATCTTCAGTAGTTTCTGTCTCTCCCTCACTTAAAGGTTCAGGTTGAGAAACTTCTTCTGTAGTACTAATTGTAACAGTTAGATTTCCATGAGCAACCGAAACAGTTGAAATTCGGACATTATGTCCCATTACTATTGTTCCAGTTCTTTCATTTATAACAACTTTTGCATTCATACTTGATCTAACTTCCAGATTATTTACCTGTGAAATAAAGTTAACAGGCTGGTTATCATATTCACCAGGTACATCAACTTTTACCCGAGCAGGACTTAAAGCCTTGGCTATTTTAGAACTATCACTCAAATATTCAAATTGATTATTTATGGCCTGAGCCATATAACGAGCTGTAGTAAAATTAGGTTGATTTAAGATATAAGTAAATTCTTCTTTGTTAAGATCAGCTTCAATTTCTCTTTCAACTAAAGCACCACTGGGAACTCTACCCACAGTTGGATGATTCTGACGCTGACTGTTACCTCCACCCCCCTGTACATTATAACCACCGATCGATACAGGTCCCTGAGCAACTGCATAGATCTCTCCATTGGCTGCTTCTAAAGGAGTCTGCAAAAGAGTTCCTCCCTGTAAACTATCTGCATCACCTATAGAGTTAACAGTAACATCAATCTGGTCACCACTATACGCATAGGCAGGCAAAGTGGCAGTTACTATCACAGCTGCAATATTCTGACTTTCTATCTGCTCAGCATTAACTTCAATCCCATATTCATCTAACATATTGGCCACACTCTGGACAGTAGCCTGATTACTACTTGAATCACCAGATCCATTTAGACCAACTACCAGTCCATATCCACTTAACTGGTTTGTTCTCATTCCTTCTATCCTTGTCATATCAGCAATTCTAACTAAAGGATCATTAGAAGATACAGCTCCAGCAGATGGAGTAGAAAAAACTATTAGCAAAGCCAGAATCAATACTGTCTTTAGGATATTTATTAATCTATTTTTATCAATCATTAAAGTCATCTTTTACCTCCTGACTTCCTCCAAACTAAATTATTAAAAGAAAAAGTTAAGTACTTTTTCAAATAAACCTGGTTCCTGTTTTTCAGCAACCGGTCCTCTACCTTCATATTCAATACTTGCATCAGCAACTTTTTGGGAAGATACCTCATTATCTAATTTTATATCTTCCGGTCTAATAATACCACTAAGTTTAATAATCT is a window of Halanaerobiales bacterium DNA encoding:
- a CDS encoding SpoIID/LytB domain-containing protein produces the protein MFLNRMGRRFFLTILLLVLLIPVIIFSAESVLAQKLYTRELQEFIKNDKEIRLLLSEKKNSIRITPYQDLKISNQKGEEIYLKKDTIYEFSHDYPLEKRWKLQVFATQNKNKAENIVAELKNKGYENITLLKKDNLYKVQLGDFSNREESESLSVKLARDGWDSWPISYEKISPEKEKKIIIYGPDDEIIFSGKKIRTNGSLKIDSTLYKGDFDFNFTSYGIEIFNDIAFNKLITAMLSAEVQGRARLSHSKYTEALKAQAIAIRTKILHHIIEADKTVYKPSEFKNFRGFTFYKSYVENAVEKTDGIVINYNNEIINSYYHKNSGGETASAINIIEKNIPYLKSVSDQRAIDDPLFLPDWSANYQEKELLTRFSQYFQKDINGIRDITIEKETSTNRVAKIKIKTDYGSYQIKGEEIREYFQIKSLIFEINKEYNNGYLKNLSLSGIGIGSGLGLSQDGAQIMAREGKTHKEIINYYYQNVSLKDLNFVNYTRQLVEAKITIGLKYKELRQINWSGPKVITVLEYEIGNKRVAFNNILANNKISGLADLSDIVNENQALAAVNGGFYQANGEPLGLFISNKKIISKSIYGRASLAQTEEGNFLIDRVEWEGMFRNKNNDQAFSVNLVNEKATEEDIAIYNQYFGKKAPLLEPGMTELIIKNGEIVSKINSITIIKSEIPENGYIIQARKNENFSDFKVGDKVEFINYFNNSAWNKSEIVNAVGGGPLLVVDGEVAISGEKGKFQNDILYGRAPRTAVGITEDEKLVFFTVDGRQPELSVGITLKELAHFMKDYGIIKGMNLDGGASARMMVRGYTMSNPSSERLLSNGLIFYKIK
- a CDS encoding rod-binding protein produces the protein MEMDLNYNPAQNQYQKINNQNNFTNKLKNSSREDSEEQLKEVVDEFTSIFLNQMFKSMRSTIPEGGMIDGGFAEDVFTDMYDKEISKLGSKQNNFSGLNQILFEQLNQNSK
- a CDS encoding flagellar basal body P-ring protein FlgI, which produces MTLMIDKNRLINILKTVLILALLIVFSTPSAGAVSSNDPLVRIADMTRIEGMRTNQLSGYGLVVGLNGSGDSSSNQATVQSVANMLDEYGIEVNAEQIESQNIAAVIVTATLPAYAYSGDQIDVTVNSIGDADSLQGGTLLQTPLEAANGEIYAVAQGPVSIGGYNVQGGGGNSQRQNHPTVGRVPSGALVEREIEADLNKEEFTYILNQPNFTTARYMAQAINNQFEYLSDSSKIAKALSPARVKVDVPGEYDNQPVNFISQVNNLEVRSSMNAKVVINERTGTIVMGHNVRISTVSVAHGNLTVTISTTEEVSQPEPLSEGETETTEDTEITVDEEEGHMTVVESKGTIQDLVTALNTIGATPRDIIAIIQQIKAAGALHAQLEIQ